From the genome of Uranotaenia lowii strain MFRU-FL chromosome 1, ASM2978415v1, whole genome shotgun sequence, one region includes:
- the LOC129738142 gene encoding uncharacterized protein LOC129738142 gives MPSSSASASAKKQPSLKVLQTKLKGLQTSFNNIEHYVQNFPESVSVHQILVRLEKLEELWDKVAETSCEIESHDEFLSKGSSLTQQSTKSPSHSDSALPAAGEHVRLPQIKLQTFNGNVDDWLSFRDLFTSLIHLKHDLPEVEKLHYLKGCLEGEAKSLIDPLKVTKANYQIAWDLLNKRYNNSKVLRKRQVHALLKLPSLSKESATELHGLLENFERIVYTLDQLLQPDDYKDLLLVEIFGSCLDPHTRRGWEEYSASHEQDTVKSLTEFVQRRIRVLESLPGRVVLDNRQDSQNTFRKRQPLTRTSYNVTQNSFPKCPACSENHWLHLCSAFQRMSVANRESLVRNNNLCRNCFRQGHRANECSSKYSCRKCKARHHTMVCFKSENMNEINKGKQQVERHQSENSSRLAEVPGTSSRTTISNVAASEPASVAVTSGAIEKRSTKVLLATAVIMMEDNLGIRYPARALLDSGSECNFATERLAQRMNVARERHNISVLGIGDSSTKVKHKFRATVHSRVSGYNQILEFLVLPKVTANLPSQSVNISNWNIPPEIQLADPTFFKSNGIDVVLGIPAFFSFFASGNKMPIGDGLPMLTESVFGWVVSGEVESTGSLSYLGCNLAISKNLDELLERFWSCEEVRASHNYSPEEALCEAHFERTVRRGSDGRYTVTLPKNEHTFSQLGDSREIALKRFQSLERRLLRDRDTRQQYTDFMHEYENCGHMRKVEAGGLDHNRCYLPHHPVVKEASTSTKLRVVFDASCATTSGQSLNDALLVGPVIQQDLRAIIEIFELGTVTYGTKPAPFLATRVLKQLCCDEGRNFPLAAEAIENDTYMDDVISGAEDIQTAKAKVNQLISMTARGGFRLRKFASNQPQILEGLPEEDLAVSEITWDQDPAIKALGLTWLPNSDCFRFQFDIPMLPKDGLTKRKVLSIIATLFDPLGLLGATITTAKIFMQRLWTLRDTEGERLDWDVLLPPRVIEEWAQYHRHLPALNEIRVPRCVVTPKAARTELHCFSDASEKAYGGCLYLRNTDRDGKVTVNLLSSKSKVAPLKTQSLPRLELCGALITAELAKKVLEAIGKVDNVHFWSDSTCTLRWLESPPATWTTFVANCVAKIQGISDGYIWKHVPGKQNPADLISRGINPDNLLSNKLWWEGPEWLKLTPEHWPKLESTKLPEKPGELRNVHVSTENHSFINDFISKYSTHSKLIRATAYWLRLIESCCQPKENMQRGFLSVQELQDAEMSIIKKIQNESFHEELKQLRLLKPVPRSSPLRWFNLKVTPDGILRIGGRLSHSDESFDAMHPMVLPAKHPFTEMLFAHHHEALLHAGPQLLLSTIRQRYWPLGGRHVVRKVVHKCQRCFRARPQILQQLMGNLPRSRVIVSRPFTKCGVDYFGPVFLKAGRRNAAIKTYVAVFGCMTTKAVHLELVGDLSTERFLQALRRMIGRRGKVSDMYSDNGTNFVGARNQLRELFAQLKNKQHNETVSKLQSRTKNWSSPEKIIVGKLVIVVDENQPPMRWKMARIEELHPGDDGVVRVVTVKTANGSLKRPVAKLCLLPSPEEADAELVENQEFRQ, from the exons ATGCCATCATCTTCAGCATCAGCTTCGGCCAAGAAGCAGCCTTCTTTGAAGGTTCTTCAAACCAAACTAAAGGGATTGCAAACATCGTTCAACAATATTGAGCACTACGTCCAAAACTTCCCAGAGTCGGTCTCCGTCCATCAGATTTTGGTCCGTCTTGAGAAACTGGAGGAGTTATGGGATAAAGTTGCAGAAACATCTTGCGAGATTGAGAGCCACGACGAATTCTTGA GCAAAGGGAGCAGTTTAACTCAACAGTCGACGAAATCTCCATCTCATTCAGATTCGGCATTACCTGCAGCAGGTGAACACGTTCGTTTGCCTCAAATAAAGCTGCAAACCTTCAACGGGAACGTGGACGATTGGCTGAGTTTTAGGGATCTCTTCACTTCATTGATCCACTTGAAGCACGATTTACCCGAGGTGGAAAAACTACATTATTTGAAAGGATGCCTGGAAGGGGAGGCTAAATCGCTTATAGATCCTCTCAAGGTTACTAAGGCTAACTATCAGATAGCCTGGGATTTATTGAACAAACGCTATAACAACAGTAAGGTTCTTCGAAAGCGTCAGGTGCATGCTCTCTTGAAACTACCGTCTCTATCTAAGGAATCAGCTACTGAGCTACATGGGTTACTCGAGAATTTCGAACGCATTGTTTACACCTTAGATCAACTTCTTCAACCCGATGATTATAAGGATCTTTTGTTGGTGGAAATTTTCGGCTCTTGTTTAGATCCCCACACGAGGCGTGGATGGGAAGAATACTCCGCATCTCACGAGCAGGACACAGTCAAATCTCTCACCGAATTTGTCCAGAGAAGAATAAGGGTATTGGAGTCTTTGCCTGGAAGAGTGGTTCTAGACAATAGACAAGATTCGCAGAACACTTTTAGGAAAAGGCAACCACTAACGCGTACTAGCTACAACGTAACTCAAAACTCGTTCCCGAAATGTCCGGCTTGCTCTGAAAATCATTGGCTTCATCTTTGCTCAGCTTTCCAACGAATGTCAGTTGCTAACAGGGAGTCTTTGGTCCGAAACAACAATCTGTGTCGCAATTGCTTTCGCCAAGGTCATCGTGCGAATGAATGCTCTTCGAAATATTCGTGCAGGAAATGTAAGGCTAGGCACCACACTATGGTGTGTTTTAAATCGGAAAACATGAATGAAATCAACAAGGGCAAACAGCAAGTCGAACGTCATCAATCTGAAAACTCGTCAAGGCTCGCCGAAGTACCAGGAACTTCTTCTAGAACCACTATTTCCAACGTTGCTGCATCTGAACCTGCATCTGTAGCAGTTACTTCTGGCGCGATTGAAAAAAGGTCCACTAAGGTTTTATTGGCAACAGCGGTGATTATGATGGAGGATAATTTGGGAATTCGTTATCCAGCCCGTGCACTACTGGATTCAGGATCTGAATGCAATTTCGCAACTGAACGTTTAGCTCAACGGATGAATGTAGCAAGGGAGCGGCACAATATTTCGGTTCTTGGTATTGGCGATTCTTCCACCAAGGTCAAACACAAATTTCGAGCTACAGTCCACTCGAGAGTTTCTGGCTAcaatcaaattttggaatttttggtaCTCCCGAAAGTAACAGCAAATCTCCCGTCTCAATCCGTAAACATATCGAACTGGAATATTCCACCCGAAATTCAGTTGGCTGACCCGACCTTCTTTAAATCGAATGGAATCGACGTTGTCTTGGGAATCCCTGCATTCTTCAGCTTTTTTGCGTCTGGGAACAAAATGCCCATAGGAGATGGGCTACCGATGTTGACTGAATCTGTGTTCGGATGGGTGGTGTCAGGCGAAGTGGAATCTACTGGGAGTTTGAGTTACTTAGGATGCAACTTGGCAATATCAAAGAATCTGGATGAACTTTTAGAGCGGTTTTGGTCCTGCGAGGAAGTAAGAGCCTCTCACAACTATTCTCCGGAGGAAGCGCTTTGTGAGGCACATTTTGAGCGCACCGTCCGTCGTGGTTCAGACGGACGCTACACGGTAACACTTCCCAAGAACGAGCACACTTTCTCCCAACTTGGGGATTCAAGGGAGATCGCACTGAAAAGGTTTCAAAGTCTCGAGAGACGATTATTGAGGGATAGAGATACTCGACAACAATATACCGACTTCATGCACGAATACGAAAATTGCGGACACATGCGGAAGGTTGAGGCAGGTGGTTTGGATCACAATCGGTGCTATCTACCACATCATCCTGTGGTGAAAGAGGCCAGCACATCGACGAAGCTGAGGGTCGTTTTCGACGCTTCATGTGCGACAACATCGGGACAGTCTCTAAATGACGCTCTACTGGTAGGGCCCGTTATTCAGCAGGATTTAAGGGCAATT ATTGAAATCTTCGAGCTAGGTACTGTAACGTACGGAACGAAACCGGCACCATTCCTTGCCACGCGGGTGCTGAAACAACTTTGTTGTGACGAGGGTCGCAATTTTCCATTGGCAGCAGAGGCAATCGAGAATGACACATACATGGATGATGTCATTTCCGGGGCTGAGGATATCCAAACGGCTAAGGCGAAGGTTAATCAACTTATTTCTATGACGGCTAGAGGAGGTTTCAGACTGCGAAAATTTGCTTCAAATCAACCACAAATTTTGGAAGGGTTACCGGAGGAAGATTTGGCGGTTTCTGAAATCACTTGGGATCAAGATCCGGCAATCAAGGCACTCGGGCTCACATGGCTGCCTAATTCAGACTGTTTTAGGTTTCAATTCGACATTCCAATGCTCCCCAAAGATGGACTCACGAAACGGAAGGTTCTCTCGATCATCGCTACTCTTTTTGACCCCCTCGGACTTTTGGGTGCCACGATTACCACGGCAAAAATATTCATGCAGCGCTTGTGGACGCTGCGCGACACGGAAGGGGAACGGTTGGATTGGGATGTCTTACTTCCCCCCAGAGTGATTGAAGAATGGGCTCAATATCATCGACATCTGCCTGCATTAAATGAGATACGAGTTCCACGATGCGTTGTCACTCCGAAAGCTGCCCGAACGGAGCTCCATTGCTTCTCCGATGCCTCCGAGAAGGCCTATGGCGGCTGTTTATACTTACGGAATACGGATAGGGATGGAAAGGTAACGGTCAATCTTCTATCATCAAAATCGAAAGTGGCGCCTTTGAAGACCCAATCTTTACCTCGACTGGAATTGTGTGGAGCATTAATTACAGCAGAGTTAGCAAAAAAGGTCCTCGAAGCAATCGgaaaggtcgataacgttcacTTCTGGTCAGATTCTACGTGTACTCTTCGATGGCTCGAATCTCCTCCTGCTACCTGGACAACATTTGTAGCTAATTGCGTGGCAAAAATTCAGGGAATTTCGGATGGCTACATTTGGAAGCATGTTCCAGGAAAACAAAACCCTGCTGACTTAATTTCCCGGGGAATCAATCCTGACAATCtactttcaaataaattatggTGGGAAGGCCCAGAGTGGCTTAAATTAACCCCAGAGCATTGGCCAAAACTAGAATCCACTAAACTTCCTGAGAAGCCTGGGGAATTACGGAACGTTCATGTTTCTACGGAAAATCATTCATTTATCAAcgactttatttcaaaatattcgacCCATTCGAAACTTATTCGTGCAACAGCCTACTGGCTACGACTAATTGAATCATGTTGTCAACCGAAGGAGAACATGCAACGGGGATTTCTTTCAGTTCAAGAGCTACAGGATGCAGAGATGAGTATTATTAAAAAGATCCAGAACGAATCATTCCACGAAGAGCTGAAGCAGTTACGACTATTGAAACCGGTCCCTCGAAGCTCTCCATTGCGGTGGTTTAATCTCAAGGTCACTCCCGACGGAATTCTTCGAATTGGCGGCAGGTTATCACACTCGGACGAGTCCTTTGACGCGATGCATCCTATGGTTCTCCCGGCTAAACACCCCTTCACGGAAATGTTGTTTGCACATCATCACGAAGCCTTATTGCATGCAGGCCCACAACTTCTACTGAGCACTATTCGCCAAAGGTATTGGCCACTTGGTGGAAGGCATGTTGTCAGGAAGGTAGTCCACAAATGTCAGCGATGTTTCCGAGCTAGGCCTCAAATTCTCCAGCAGCTGATGGGAAATCTCCCGAGATCCAGAGTTATCGTTTCAAGACCTTTCACAAAATGCGGCGTGGATTATTTTGGTCCGGTTTTCCTAAAGGCTGGACGTCGAAATGCAGCTATCAAAACTTACGTCGCAGTTTTTGGGTGTATGACCACAAAGGCGGTCCATCTCGAACTGGTCGGTGATCTCTCAACTGAGAGGTTTCTACAAGCGTTGCGGCGAATGATAGGCAGGCGAGGCAAGGTTTCGGATATGTACTCCGACAATGGTACGAATTTTGTTGGGGCGAGAAACCAGTTACGAGAACTATTTGCCCAGCTGAAAAATAAGCAACACAACGAGACGGTTTCGAAG CTGCAGAGTAGAACGAAGAATTGGAGTTcaccagaaaaaataatcgttgGAAAATTGGTCATAGTGGTTGACGAAAATCAGCCACCGATGCGGTGGAAAATGGCTAGGATAGAGGAGTTACACCCAGGAGATGATGGCGTGGTGCGAGTTGTAACCGTCAAAACAGCAAATGGATCCTTGAAGCGACCGGTTGCAAAATTGTGCCTATTGCCATCACCAGAAGAAGCAGATGCGGAATTAGTCGAGAATCAAGAGTTTCGCCAATAA